One window from the genome of Pseudoalteromonas sp. '520P1 No. 423' encodes:
- the amt gene encoding ammonium transporter, which yields MQENYLSVLSEPVNLMWVLISTALVLLMQVGFCFLEVGAVRSKNSINVAVKNISDFCVANVIFLIFGFAIMFSNNTAIFNTDYLMLHNVDSTALFCFFVFQAMFCGTASTILSGSISERATFFGYLILAIFVSAIIYPVFGRMAWGGAIESEKTGWLNQQGFVDFAGSSVVHSVGGWVALAAIIIIGPRIGRFTKGIQKIQGHNIPMSTTGTIFLWFGWIGFNAGSTLAINDSVPKIILNTNTAAAFGGLTTLILTWMLMKKPNVPHILNGVLAGLVSITASCHAVEVYEAAAIGVLGAIIYLYSSHLLDKFEIDDVVGAVPVHGFCGLWGTLAVALFGSNQALGTGLNFGQQLFIQLIGGTVCFVLAFGGTYIFLLFINKLIALRVSKEHEINGLNVSEHDASTEILDLLYCMETQKTNGDFSEQVYVEPHTEVGQIAAEYNRVLDKVNEEMNISIEARKLVELEHKRTTDSINYSSLIQHAIIPNDTLFKHFFSDHFTYWKPRDVIGGDIYLFDVFKKRNECLLMVIDCTGHGVPGAFVTMLVKAIERQVIGKINGNNDIDISPAWILAYFNKAIKTLLHQEGKQSKCNAGFDGGIILYNKNTNTVKYAGAQLPLFMIQEGEIELIKGDKHSVGYRSCDFDFVYKDHEIIIDKETYIYLTTDGYIDQIGGDKNFPYGKNRFKKTLLEVHHKNMIKQKQTLIKNIHEYQKQEETTDDITVIGIKISNINC from the coding sequence ATGCAAGAAAATTATTTGTCTGTGCTTTCAGAACCGGTTAACTTGATGTGGGTTTTGATTTCCACTGCTTTGGTATTGCTGATGCAAGTCGGCTTTTGCTTTTTGGAAGTTGGTGCTGTTCGCTCTAAAAATAGTATTAATGTCGCAGTTAAAAATATATCTGACTTTTGCGTTGCTAATGTGATTTTCCTGATCTTTGGCTTTGCGATTATGTTTAGTAACAACACGGCTATTTTTAATACTGACTACCTTATGTTGCATAACGTTGATTCTACAGCTTTATTCTGTTTTTTTGTATTTCAAGCTATGTTTTGCGGCACTGCATCTACCATTTTATCGGGCTCAATTTCTGAACGAGCAACTTTTTTTGGTTATTTGATCTTGGCAATATTTGTTTCAGCAATAATTTACCCAGTATTTGGCCGTATGGCTTGGGGAGGGGCCATAGAGTCTGAAAAAACGGGTTGGTTGAATCAGCAGGGTTTTGTCGATTTCGCAGGCTCTAGTGTTGTACATTCTGTTGGCGGCTGGGTTGCATTGGCTGCCATCATTATTATTGGCCCACGTATCGGTCGCTTTACTAAAGGCATACAAAAAATTCAAGGCCATAATATCCCCATGTCAACAACAGGTACTATTTTTTTGTGGTTTGGTTGGATTGGATTTAACGCCGGTAGTACTTTAGCAATAAACGACAGTGTACCTAAAATCATACTCAATACAAATACTGCTGCGGCATTCGGCGGGTTAACAACACTGATTTTAACGTGGATGTTGATGAAAAAACCCAATGTCCCCCACATTTTAAATGGAGTCTTAGCCGGTCTTGTCAGTATTACAGCAAGTTGTCATGCAGTTGAAGTGTACGAAGCAGCTGCAATTGGTGTGTTAGGTGCCATAATATATTTATATTCATCACATTTACTTGATAAATTTGAAATCGATGATGTTGTAGGTGCTGTGCCAGTACATGGTTTCTGTGGGTTGTGGGGCACACTCGCTGTTGCTTTATTCGGAAGTAATCAAGCACTTGGTACAGGATTGAATTTTGGGCAACAATTATTCATTCAACTTATCGGTGGGACTGTGTGTTTTGTTCTTGCATTTGGTGGTACGTATATTTTTTTACTATTTATCAATAAATTGATTGCATTAAGGGTGAGTAAAGAGCACGAAATAAATGGGTTAAATGTATCTGAGCACGATGCCTCTACTGAGATTTTAGATTTGCTTTACTGTATGGAAACGCAAAAGACTAATGGCGATTTTAGTGAACAGGTTTACGTAGAACCGCATACAGAGGTTGGACAGATCGCCGCTGAGTACAATCGCGTATTGGATAAAGTAAATGAAGAAATGAATATATCTATCGAAGCCAGAAAATTAGTAGAGCTTGAGCATAAAAGAACCACTGATAGTATTAATTATTCCTCCTTGATTCAACATGCAATCATTCCAAATGATACTCTGTTTAAACACTTTTTTAGCGACCACTTCACCTATTGGAAGCCTCGCGATGTAATTGGTGGGGATATCTATTTATTTGATGTATTTAAAAAACGAAATGAATGTTTATTAATGGTTATTGACTGTACAGGACATGGCGTTCCCGGAGCATTTGTTACTATGTTGGTAAAAGCCATAGAGCGCCAGGTGATAGGTAAGATTAATGGAAATAATGATATCGATATCAGTCCTGCTTGGATACTAGCTTATTTTAACAAAGCGATAAAGACTCTTTTACATCAAGAGGGTAAGCAAAGCAAATGTAATGCAGGCTTTGATGGTGGTATTATTTTATATAATAAAAATACAAATACAGTAAAGTATGCTGGTGCTCAATTGCCTTTATTTATGATTCAAGAGGGTGAGATTGAATTGATCAAAGGCGACAAACATTCAGTGGGATACCGTAGCTGTGATTTTGACTTCGTGTACAAAGATCATGAAATCATCATAGATAAAGAGACTTATATTTATCTAACAACGGATGGCTATATTGATCAAATTGGTGGTGATAAAAATTTCCCTTATGGTAAAAATAGATTTAAAAAGACGTTGTTAGAAGTACATCACAAAAATATGATAAAGCAAAAACAAACGCTGATAAAAAATATCCATGAATACCAAAAACAAGAGGAAACGACAGATGACATTACAGTCATAGGAATAAAAATTAGTAACATAAATTGTTAA